The following are from one region of the Sandaracinus amylolyticus genome:
- a CDS encoding alpha/beta hydrolase family esterase, translating to MRRLRLVVLALGLWTSACFGDLRGDPPGDARTDGGVPADARAGGDAGVESPDATVDEGPDASAPTPRGPTGPSAGCGALAADDSSDRWTLHELTVTGVAARFLAGGEDYGTQGGYDFEHRNYFVRLPRNYDPSRQYSLVISGGGCGASNGLSGSGGGSNPLADDQDYAVQVGLSYVYPDGAGACFQDGSADTPDLPYFDAVMAELDARYCFDRGQVFASGFSSGAWESYMLACARGGVLRAIGTQAGGLRSERPPCSGVPVAAFLTAGVNDGANPIENVDDRTGFDSGSRAARDAILEANGCVGTETEPYVTADAPADWNCVSYTGCPTAYPVVWCPITADDGRHGAGNPRAFWPFWSTLGAP from the coding sequence ATGCGACGCCTTCGGCTCGTGGTGCTGGCGCTGGGGTTGTGGACGAGCGCGTGCTTCGGCGATCTCCGAGGCGATCCGCCCGGCGACGCTCGCACCGACGGCGGTGTGCCCGCCGACGCGCGAGCCGGCGGCGACGCCGGCGTCGAGTCGCCCGACGCCACGGTCGACGAGGGCCCCGACGCGAGCGCGCCGACGCCGCGCGGCCCCACGGGCCCGAGCGCAGGATGCGGCGCGCTCGCAGCCGACGACTCCAGCGATCGCTGGACGCTGCACGAGCTGACGGTGACCGGCGTCGCGGCGCGCTTCCTCGCAGGCGGCGAGGACTACGGCACCCAGGGCGGGTACGACTTCGAGCACCGCAACTACTTCGTGCGCCTACCGCGCAACTACGATCCTTCGCGGCAGTACTCGCTCGTGATCTCGGGCGGAGGCTGCGGCGCCAGCAACGGGCTGAGCGGCAGTGGTGGCGGCAGCAATCCACTAGCGGATGATCAGGACTACGCCGTCCAAGTGGGGCTCAGCTACGTGTACCCCGACGGAGCCGGTGCATGCTTCCAGGACGGCTCGGCGGACACTCCCGATCTGCCCTACTTCGACGCGGTGATGGCGGAGCTCGACGCACGCTATTGCTTCGATCGAGGGCAGGTCTTCGCGAGCGGTTTCAGCAGCGGAGCATGGGAGTCGTACATGCTGGCTTGTGCGCGGGGTGGCGTGCTCCGCGCCATCGGAACACAGGCGGGCGGGCTCCGATCCGAGCGTCCGCCGTGCTCCGGCGTGCCGGTCGCCGCGTTCCTCACCGCGGGCGTGAACGACGGCGCGAACCCCATCGAGAACGTCGACGATCGCACCGGGTTCGACAGCGGATCGCGGGCCGCGCGCGACGCGATCCTCGAGGCGAACGGTTGCGTGGGGACGGAGACCGAGCCCTACGTCACCGCCGATGCGCCGGCCGATTGGAACTGTGTCTCGTACACCGGCTGCCCCACCGCCTATCCCGTCGTCTGGTGTCCGATCACCGCCGACGACGGGCGCCACGGCGCCGGCAATCCCCGTGCGTTCTGGCCGTTCTGGAGCACTCTCGGCGCGCCCTGA
- a CDS encoding SPL family radical SAM protein: MSDLRAQLVALLAPHSLGDEVVRGARFVNASTELGLRLTFELATPNAAPRIVHVEVAPRDEEARYAARTERFVLGYRTGTGSGGDHVAPHEGKALCDAIASVIARNEREVIASIARDAAAARESRDGSTRVREVHVSSLLESAEWHGTRYYTVSPYVGCLIGCRFCYAQTRVGMVRRLEGLPEVPWGSYVDARVNAPEVLARELASLPPGPIKFCPVVSDPYHAIEARLSLTRRCLDAIHDATRVFPTMVLTRSRLIERDAARLAALPVAYAGVSFPTIDDEVRRHFEPRGASIDDRLATLATLRAHGVRTFAVVQPMLPGSIDALADAIAAHATSASLDVLTSLEGAERDFADPRYTVARDPRWQVERAEAVSEALTARGVVLWRGELPPELCVDPL; the protein is encoded by the coding sequence GTGAGCGACCTGCGCGCCCAGCTCGTCGCACTGCTCGCGCCGCACTCGCTCGGCGACGAGGTCGTGCGCGGCGCGCGCTTCGTGAACGCGTCCACCGAGCTCGGGCTGCGCCTCACGTTCGAGCTCGCGACCCCGAACGCAGCACCGCGCATCGTCCACGTCGAGGTCGCGCCCCGCGACGAAGAGGCGCGCTACGCCGCGCGCACCGAGCGCTTCGTGCTGGGCTACCGCACCGGCACCGGCAGCGGCGGCGACCACGTCGCGCCGCACGAGGGCAAGGCGCTCTGCGACGCGATCGCGAGCGTGATCGCGCGCAACGAGCGCGAGGTGATCGCGTCGATCGCCCGCGATGCGGCAGCCGCGCGCGAGAGCCGCGACGGCTCGACGAGAGTGCGCGAGGTGCACGTCTCGTCGCTGCTCGAGTCCGCCGAGTGGCATGGCACGCGGTACTACACCGTGAGCCCCTACGTCGGCTGTCTGATCGGCTGCCGCTTCTGCTACGCGCAGACCCGCGTCGGCATGGTGCGGCGGCTCGAGGGCCTCCCCGAGGTGCCGTGGGGCTCGTACGTCGACGCGCGGGTGAACGCGCCCGAGGTGCTCGCGCGCGAGCTCGCGTCGCTGCCTCCCGGACCGATCAAGTTCTGCCCGGTGGTGAGCGATCCCTATCACGCGATCGAAGCGCGTCTCTCGCTCACCCGCCGCTGCCTCGACGCGATCCACGACGCGACGCGCGTCTTCCCGACGATGGTGCTCACGCGCTCGCGCCTGATCGAGCGCGACGCCGCGCGCCTCGCCGCCCTCCCCGTCGCCTACGCGGGCGTCTCGTTCCCGACGATCGACGACGAAGTGCGCCGCCACTTCGAGCCCCGCGGTGCCTCGATCGACGATCGCCTCGCCACGCTCGCGACCCTGCGCGCCCACGGCGTCCGCACGTTCGCGGTGGTGCAGCCGATGCTGCCCGGCTCGATCGACGCGCTCGCCGACGCGATCGCCGCGCACGCGACCTCGGCGAGCCTCGACGTCCTCACGTCGCTCGAAGGGGCCGAGCGCGACTTCGCGGATCCCCGCTACACGGTCGCGCGCGACCCGCGATGGCAGGTCGAGCGCGCCGAAGCGGTCTCCGAGGCCCTGACCGCGCGCGGTGTGGTCCTGTGGCGCGGCGAGCTCCCGCCCGAGCTCTGCGTCGATCCGCTGTAG
- the hxsA4 gene encoding His-Xaa-Ser repeat protein HxsA4: MADDDDVLPSFRRNAGGLMDPTERAIADRALEEADLAKPNTRDDILLAQHCSHGSHGSHGSHGSHGSHGSHGSHGSHGSHGSHGSHGSHGSW, encoded by the coding sequence ATGGCCGACGACGACGACGTTCTTCCGAGCTTCCGGCGCAACGCGGGCGGTCTGATGGATCCGACCGAACGCGCGATCGCCGATCGTGCGCTGGAAGAGGCCGATCTCGCCAAACCCAACACGCGAGACGACATCCTGCTGGCGCAGCACTGCTCGCACGGCTCGCATGGCTCGCACGGGTCCCACGGCTCGCACGGCTCGCACGGGTCCCACGGCTCGCACGGGTCGCACGGCTCGCACGGCTCGCACGGCTCGCACGGGTCCCACGGGAGCTGGTGA
- the hxsB gene encoding His-Xaa-Ser system radical SAM maturase HxsB, whose translation MTDTIDSQLPPGAFPLHGLRPSATFPAFFRYRALPKQRVLLTNLEGNFLVLADAEFRAFVEGNVAPESELHARLRDGNFLRAHYDTKRAADALRRRKSFVGYGPNLHMLVVTLRCNETCVYCHASRAAMDAVHTDMTPEIAEKCVDIALSSTSPGITIEFQGGEPLVNFPVVKHVIEYARKKNESIGKALEFTMVSNLSLMDEEKLAFLLENRVQICTSIDGPQGLHDKQRKLPALKLADGTKTGGSSWEASVKWIRRINEEYAKLGLDTTLYRVEALLTTTRETLPLWKDVVDQYVDLGCRALFLRPLDPFGFAEKTGPRLEYPRAEYLDYYRKCVDYMIELNLKGVQVLERYAAIFLTKILSGEDPNFLDIRSPSGAGIGALAYNYDGSIFTCDEGRMLHETGDDTFLLGHVNDATYRGLVGHETVRAVVLAGNLDARPDCVNCAYQPYCGVAPSHSHKTQGTIFGRMRESSVCAVHKGIQDYLFEKIADADPGTMEVFRRWTTNRPRAHFIQGTSSSTLAADASRTP comes from the coding sequence GTGACGGACACCATCGACTCGCAGCTCCCGCCCGGCGCGTTCCCGCTGCACGGCCTCCGCCCCTCGGCCACGTTCCCCGCGTTCTTCCGCTATCGCGCGCTCCCGAAGCAGCGCGTGCTGCTGACGAACCTCGAGGGCAATTTCCTCGTGCTCGCGGACGCCGAATTCCGCGCGTTCGTCGAAGGCAACGTCGCGCCCGAGAGCGAGCTCCACGCGCGCCTGCGCGACGGCAATTTCCTCCGCGCGCACTACGACACCAAGCGCGCCGCGGACGCCCTGCGACGTCGCAAGTCGTTCGTCGGCTACGGGCCGAACCTCCACATGCTGGTGGTCACGCTCCGCTGCAACGAGACCTGCGTCTACTGCCACGCGTCGCGCGCCGCGATGGACGCGGTGCACACCGACATGACCCCGGAGATCGCCGAGAAGTGCGTCGACATCGCGCTCTCGTCGACGAGCCCGGGCATCACGATCGAGTTCCAGGGCGGCGAGCCGCTCGTGAACTTCCCGGTCGTGAAGCACGTCATCGAGTACGCGCGGAAGAAGAACGAGAGCATCGGCAAGGCGCTCGAGTTCACGATGGTCAGCAATCTCTCGTTGATGGACGAGGAGAAGCTCGCCTTCCTGCTCGAGAACCGCGTCCAGATCTGCACCAGCATCGACGGCCCCCAGGGCCTGCACGACAAGCAGCGCAAGCTCCCCGCGCTCAAGCTCGCCGATGGAACCAAGACCGGCGGCTCGTCGTGGGAAGCGTCGGTGAAGTGGATCCGGCGCATCAACGAGGAGTACGCGAAGCTCGGTCTCGACACGACGCTCTACCGCGTCGAGGCGCTGCTCACGACGACGCGCGAGACGCTGCCGCTCTGGAAGGACGTGGTCGATCAGTACGTCGACCTCGGCTGTCGCGCGCTCTTCCTGCGCCCGCTCGATCCCTTCGGGTTCGCCGAGAAGACCGGCCCGCGCCTCGAGTACCCGCGCGCCGAGTACCTCGACTACTACCGCAAGTGCGTCGACTACATGATCGAGCTGAACCTGAAGGGCGTTCAGGTGCTCGAGCGCTACGCGGCGATCTTCCTGACGAAGATCCTCAGCGGCGAGGACCCGAACTTCCTCGACATCCGCAGCCCGTCGGGCGCGGGGATCGGCGCGCTCGCCTACAACTACGACGGCTCGATCTTCACGTGCGACGAAGGTCGCATGCTGCACGAGACGGGCGACGACACGTTCCTGCTCGGCCACGTGAACGACGCGACCTACCGCGGCCTCGTCGGCCACGAGACGGTGCGCGCGGTGGTGCTCGCCGGGAACCTCGACGCCCGCCCCGACTGCGTGAATTGCGCCTACCAGCCCTACTGCGGCGTCGCCCCCAGCCACAGCCACAAGACCCAGGGGACGATCTTCGGGCGGATGCGCGAGAGCAGCGTCTGCGCGGTCCACAAGGGAATCCAGGACTATCTGTTCGAGAAGATCGCCGATGCCGACCCCGGCACGATGGAGGTCTTCCGCCGCTGGACCACGAACCGACCGAGGGCCCATTTCATCCAGGGGACGTCTAGTAGTACACTCGCCGCGGACGCTTCACGGACGCCGTGA
- a CDS encoding HxsD-like protein: MSELRLHRELYLASAIDQAIGLYAAHAEITRGDEADHVVLRIASARPGRAARVARELGNYALGLTIQARKTGAAQ, translated from the coding sequence GTGAGCGAGCTGCGCCTCCACCGCGAGCTCTACCTCGCGAGCGCGATCGATCAGGCGATCGGGCTCTACGCCGCGCACGCCGAGATCACGCGGGGCGACGAAGCCGATCACGTGGTGCTGCGCATCGCGAGCGCGCGCCCCGGTCGCGCCGCGCGCGTCGCGCGCGAGCTCGGCAACTACGCGCTCGGTCTGACCATCCAGGCTCGGAAGACGGGAGCCGCGCAGTGA
- a CDS encoding aKG-HExxH-type peptide beta-hydroxylase gives MSAAEAHAPSTGLVLPPEHEAPRRLLQLRRAEAWRLLKAHAATGDLRIARPLADLARSAPDDAVDVLADPIASVLARCGRHDDAADAWALELARRGALPGRHDLHGKHVANLALGAIFSGARMTLASGKIVIDGRTVALGSVAPEQFVELRPGIRFATYDPNPLALVEAHPDKRGNALSLGGRDAREWIAALNEALAIVERHLPTIIDEMRALSMVLVPVGYEPEKHLSASYREYVGACYLTLHPDVRTMAEAIVHEFQHNKANLASYHDALLENALGTMVRSPVRPDLRPIWGVLLAVHAFVPVAELYRRMLAAGDVRIQSRLADVIARNDEGLRTVREHAEPTRIGAALIEELEALHATHLALDLAKPAGVSWEA, from the coding sequence ATGAGCGCCGCCGAAGCCCACGCGCCGAGCACCGGGCTCGTGCTCCCGCCCGAGCACGAGGCGCCGCGCCGGCTGCTCCAGCTGCGTCGGGCCGAAGCGTGGCGACTGCTCAAGGCCCACGCCGCGACCGGCGATCTCCGCATCGCGCGCCCGCTCGCCGACCTCGCGCGCAGCGCGCCCGACGACGCGGTGGACGTGCTCGCCGATCCGATCGCGAGCGTGCTCGCACGATGCGGCCGTCACGACGACGCCGCCGACGCGTGGGCGCTCGAGCTCGCGCGTCGCGGTGCGCTGCCCGGGCGCCACGATCTGCACGGGAAGCACGTCGCGAATCTGGCACTGGGTGCCATCTTTTCCGGCGCGCGGATGACGCTCGCGTCGGGCAAGATCGTGATCGACGGACGCACCGTCGCGCTCGGCTCGGTCGCGCCGGAGCAGTTCGTCGAGCTGCGCCCCGGCATCCGATTCGCGACCTACGACCCGAACCCGCTCGCGCTGGTCGAGGCCCACCCCGACAAACGAGGCAACGCGCTCTCGCTCGGCGGTCGCGACGCGCGCGAGTGGATCGCGGCGCTGAACGAAGCGCTCGCGATCGTCGAGCGGCACCTCCCGACGATCATCGACGAGATGCGTGCCCTCTCGATGGTGCTCGTGCCGGTCGGCTACGAGCCCGAGAAGCACCTCTCCGCGTCGTACCGCGAGTACGTCGGCGCGTGTTACCTGACGCTGCACCCCGACGTGCGCACGATGGCCGAGGCGATCGTGCACGAGTTCCAGCACAACAAGGCGAACCTCGCCTCGTACCACGACGCGCTGCTCGAGAACGCGCTGGGCACGATGGTGCGCTCTCCGGTGCGCCCCGATCTCCGGCCGATCTGGGGCGTCCTGCTCGCGGTGCACGCGTTCGTGCCGGTCGCCGAGCTCTATCGGCGCATGCTCGCCGCGGGCGACGTTCGCATCCAATCGCGGCTCGCCGACGTGATCGCGCGCAACGACGAAGGGCTGCGCACCGTGCGCGAGCACGCGGAGCCGACGCGCATCGGTGCCGCGCTGATCGAAGAGCTCGAGGCGCTGCACGCGACCCACCTCGCGCTCGACCTCGCGAAGCCCGCGGGTGTGTCGTGGGAAGCGTGA
- a CDS encoding radical SAM protein yields the protein MGSVIASGWRGRKALVKVGYGCNENCTFCHTAEVRHIDGASTEVVAKIHRAKQLGHGMVVFSGGEPTIRAELMEWASLTARLGMDVGLVTNGLVLAYPDKVEALIERRLRYVYMSLHGVGRIHDRLVRSEAWEAAYRAVQNLSGRGLDLTINCVVTQQNVEHLIPLVDALLPFPDLRLKFSMVQPKGGGKRLFDAITPRVSDVADRAARAIRHGQEQVAKRSAAGPTFGHDGIPHCLLPGLEPLYDDLKTHRFATMCDIGEPDFFPVDEALNVQPEDVCGGCPKRGPCPGLFRGYAEQFGTSEIRAPEPAPRSNSFTYTFEAQIATDAGEAHCPLRDGEHGIIPWDRGRELFVRNRAESGYRIARFRSDTRDFADVEIARTKHALGQLYLDVSRKPAPDDFARDLRPLRRSTLCDGCTHRETCTGMFEPALDDDPFTRDDARVRDVLRALEGDVLDLGCGEGPYEDVWAPRALCGHVRYVGVDPHADLDALRARWPWATLVRGEGETFVVDRTFDHALILRSWNHLADPTGVVRRVVDALRVGGSLLVVDNVAFGLARTRAQTSVAHRGPARFEHYRNDDADRAARTIESATDSIALRERHDVGPGTANQWLLRYEKR from the coding sequence GTGGGAAGCGTGATCGCGAGCGGCTGGCGAGGCCGCAAGGCGCTGGTGAAGGTCGGCTACGGGTGCAACGAGAACTGCACCTTCTGCCACACCGCCGAGGTGCGCCACATCGACGGCGCGAGCACCGAGGTCGTCGCGAAGATCCATCGCGCGAAGCAGCTCGGCCACGGCATGGTCGTGTTCTCCGGTGGCGAGCCGACGATCCGCGCCGAGCTGATGGAGTGGGCGTCGCTCACCGCGCGCCTCGGCATGGACGTGGGGCTCGTCACCAACGGGCTCGTGCTCGCCTATCCCGACAAGGTCGAGGCGCTGATCGAGCGACGCCTGCGCTACGTGTACATGTCGCTCCACGGCGTGGGCCGCATCCACGATCGACTGGTGCGCAGCGAGGCGTGGGAGGCCGCGTATCGCGCGGTGCAGAACCTCTCGGGGCGCGGCCTCGATCTCACGATCAACTGCGTCGTCACCCAGCAGAACGTCGAGCACCTGATCCCGCTCGTCGACGCGCTGCTGCCCTTCCCCGACCTGCGCCTCAAGTTCTCGATGGTGCAGCCGAAGGGTGGCGGGAAACGCCTCTTCGACGCGATCACGCCACGGGTGTCCGACGTCGCCGATCGTGCGGCGCGCGCGATCCGCCACGGCCAGGAGCAGGTCGCGAAGCGCAGCGCAGCAGGCCCGACGTTCGGGCACGACGGCATCCCGCACTGCCTGCTCCCCGGGCTCGAGCCGCTCTACGACGACCTCAAGACCCACCGCTTCGCCACGATGTGCGACATCGGCGAGCCCGACTTCTTCCCGGTCGACGAAGCGCTCAACGTGCAGCCCGAGGACGTGTGCGGCGGGTGCCCGAAGCGCGGCCCCTGCCCCGGTCTCTTCCGCGGATACGCCGAGCAATTCGGCACGAGCGAGATCCGCGCGCCCGAGCCCGCGCCGCGCTCGAACTCGTTCACCTACACGTTCGAGGCGCAGATCGCGACCGACGCGGGCGAGGCCCACTGTCCGCTGCGCGACGGAGAGCACGGCATCATCCCGTGGGATCGCGGGCGCGAGCTCTTCGTGCGGAACCGCGCGGAGAGCGGCTATCGCATCGCGCGCTTTCGCAGCGACACCCGCGACTTCGCGGACGTCGAGATCGCGCGCACCAAACACGCGCTCGGACAGCTCTATCTCGACGTCTCGCGCAAGCCCGCGCCCGACGACTTCGCGCGTGATCTGCGCCCGCTGCGTCGCTCGACGTTGTGCGACGGATGCACCCACCGCGAGACCTGCACCGGGATGTTCGAGCCCGCGCTCGACGACGATCCGTTCACCCGCGACGACGCGCGGGTGCGCGACGTGCTGCGCGCGCTCGAGGGCGACGTGCTCGATCTCGGGTGCGGCGAGGGCCCCTACGAGGACGTGTGGGCACCGCGCGCCCTGTGCGGCCACGTGCGCTACGTCGGCGTCGATCCCCACGCCGATCTCGACGCGCTGCGCGCGCGCTGGCCGTGGGCGACGTTGGTGCGCGGCGAGGGCGAGACGTTCGTCGTCGATCGCACCTTCGATCACGCGCTGATCTTGCGGAGCTGGAACCACCTCGCCGATCCCACGGGCGTCGTCCGGCGGGTGGTCGACGCGCTGCGCGTCGGAGGGTCGCTGCTGGTCGTCGACAACGTCGCGTTCGGCCTGGCTCGTACCCGCGCCCAGACGAGCGTCGCGCACCGCGGTCCCGCGCGCTTCGAGCACTATCGCAACGACGACGCGGATCGCGCGGCGCGCACCATCGAGAGCGCGACCGATTCGATCGCGCTGCGCGAGCGCCACGACGTCGGGCCTGGCACCGCGAACCAGTGGCTGCTGCGTTACGAGAAGCGATAG
- a CDS encoding bestrophin family protein gives MSDHRRRRAPRRRQSPCVLAVLEHSRRALSRTGGPPASESASWGLGNRGMIVSHRVRLRHVLHQSGASLAYFAILSVGVYVLHYHAGLHISLPFNGVAMMSTALAIYLGFKANQAYDRWWEGRKIWGLLVNYSRAFGREVLTFVVPDETESPEEVRAWQQRLLRRHMAFVHGLRVFLREPNGYVRQREPLLPQPNTYEDMKDFLDPTEYSEVLAAKNPPNQLILHQGQELKDASIRGWLSDYRFVQMSQTLTELNNHQGMAERIKNTPLPRPYTFYSRVFVFIHGTFVPFAFIEELTWLNIPLALAINFLFLSLDLVAHYTEDPFENRIADVPLTAISLTIEENLKEMARFEIPVAPLPRKPPPVEGVVF, from the coding sequence GTGTCCGATCACCGCCGACGACGGGCGCCACGGCGCCGGCAATCCCCGTGCGTTCTGGCCGTTCTGGAGCACTCTCGGCGCGCCCTGAGCCGAACCGGCGGACCTCCCGCGAGCGAGAGCGCGTCGTGGGGGCTAGGGAACCGGGGGATGATCGTCTCGCATCGCGTTCGCTTGCGGCACGTCCTGCATCAGAGCGGGGCGAGCCTCGCGTACTTCGCGATCCTCTCGGTCGGCGTCTACGTCTTGCATTATCACGCCGGACTGCACATCTCGCTGCCCTTCAACGGCGTGGCGATGATGAGCACGGCGCTCGCGATCTACCTCGGCTTCAAGGCCAACCAGGCTTATGACCGCTGGTGGGAGGGTCGAAAGATCTGGGGCCTCCTCGTGAACTACAGCCGCGCCTTCGGCCGTGAGGTGCTCACCTTCGTCGTCCCCGACGAGACCGAGAGCCCCGAGGAGGTGCGCGCGTGGCAGCAGCGGCTGCTCCGGAGACACATGGCCTTCGTGCACGGCCTGCGCGTCTTCCTCCGCGAGCCGAACGGCTACGTCAGGCAGCGCGAGCCGCTCCTGCCGCAGCCGAACACCTACGAGGACATGAAGGACTTCCTCGACCCGACGGAGTATTCGGAGGTCCTCGCGGCGAAGAACCCGCCCAACCAGCTGATCCTCCATCAGGGCCAGGAGCTCAAGGACGCGAGCATCAGGGGGTGGCTGAGCGACTACCGCTTCGTCCAGATGAGCCAGACGCTCACCGAGCTCAACAACCACCAGGGGATGGCCGAGCGCATCAAGAACACGCCGCTGCCGCGGCCATACACCTTCTACTCGCGCGTCTTCGTCTTCATCCACGGAACGTTCGTGCCCTTCGCGTTCATCGAAGAGCTGACCTGGCTGAACATCCCGCTCGCGCTGGCGATCAACTTCCTCTTCTTGTCGCTCGACCTCGTCGCCCACTACACCGAAGACCCCTTCGAGAATCGCATCGCCGACGTGCCCCTGACGGCGATCTCGCTGACCATCGAGGAGAACCTGAAGGAGATGGCGCGCTTCGAGATCCCCGTGGCACCGCTGCCCCGGAAGCCGCCGCCGGTCGAGGGCGTGGTCTTCTGA
- a CDS encoding DUF483 domain-containing protein encodes MTERVESVVELVRALPDAPERARSAVRARPIVYALGSGEADEVALCAGIKPLLRQVVRDADVAATRARFEALGLVVRDAVHRVETASTRGRVLFVGRDARRVEEAVRVEAAPEHDHELGRLLGYPRCCVEAYLAVPPPRDNLDAIARGGVGRARLNVLDLAVFHYVSWIPCSLSCALSSAYADAVASHIAERHAQFLAGRGARPVSRCPPGCRHETFVRAIDDALGAHRLVLFEDVQLSLRGTIDRDVLRVAEVWPTARDRHPDARLDDLALEAVARLLVLVERAERVAVIDGVLSLDDRAIVSAPHAALHRFS; translated from the coding sequence GTGACGGAGCGCGTCGAGAGCGTCGTGGAGCTGGTGCGCGCGCTGCCCGACGCGCCCGAGCGCGCGCGGAGCGCGGTGCGAGCGCGGCCGATCGTGTACGCGCTGGGCAGCGGTGAGGCCGACGAGGTCGCGCTCTGCGCGGGGATCAAGCCGCTGCTGCGCCAGGTGGTGCGCGATGCCGACGTCGCCGCGACGCGCGCGCGCTTCGAGGCGCTGGGGCTCGTGGTGCGCGACGCGGTGCACCGGGTCGAGACGGCGTCGACGCGCGGGCGCGTGCTCTTCGTCGGGCGCGACGCACGACGGGTCGAGGAGGCGGTGCGCGTCGAGGCGGCGCCCGAGCACGATCACGAGCTCGGGCGATTGCTCGGATATCCGCGGTGCTGTGTCGAGGCGTACCTCGCGGTCCCTCCGCCGCGCGACAACCTCGACGCGATCGCGCGGGGCGGCGTCGGTCGAGCGCGGCTGAACGTGCTCGATCTCGCGGTGTTCCACTACGTCTCGTGGATCCCGTGCTCGCTGTCGTGTGCGCTCTCGAGCGCCTACGCCGATGCGGTCGCGTCGCACATCGCGGAGCGACACGCTCAGTTCCTGGCGGGGCGCGGGGCGCGCCCGGTGTCGCGGTGTCCGCCGGGGTGCCGACACGAGACGTTCGTGCGCGCGATCGACGACGCGCTCGGAGCGCATCGGCTCGTGCTCTTCGAAGACGTGCAGCTCTCGCTGCGAGGCACGATCGATCGCGACGTGTTGCGCGTCGCCGAGGTGTGGCCCACCGCGCGTGATCGTCATCCCGACGCGCGGCTCGACGACCTCGCGCTCGAGGCGGTCGCGCGGCTCCTCGTGCTCGTCGAGCGCGCGGAGCGCGTCGCGGTGATCGATGGTGTCCTGTCGCTCGACGATCGCGCGATCGTGAGCGCGCCGCACGCTGCGCTCCATCGCTTCTCGTAG